One Polaribacter sp. SA4-12 genomic window carries:
- a CDS encoding TrmH family RNA methyltransferase, with amino-acid sequence MEQLTHYDIENDQKQFPVTIVCDAIRTPENIGMCFRISESFGVQKIYFHENSPSTENRIVKKTARNTVNQIEHEVYTDFNQTIHQLKAEGNTIIGIEITDKSINIQDFNFQNHEKIVLLLGSERNGIENVDLLDHTIAIPMFGRNSSMNVIHSLAITLYEVTNQLKK; translated from the coding sequence TTGGAACAATTAACACATTACGATATAGAAAACGATCAAAAACAATTTCCAGTAACAATTGTTTGTGATGCAATTAGAACTCCAGAAAATATAGGAATGTGTTTTCGAATTTCTGAAAGTTTTGGCGTGCAAAAAATCTATTTTCATGAGAATTCACCTTCAACAGAAAACAGAATTGTAAAGAAAACAGCAAGAAATACTGTAAATCAAATTGAACACGAGGTTTACACAGACTTCAACCAAACCATCCATCAATTAAAAGCAGAAGGCAATACTATTATTGGAATAGAAATTACTGATAAAAGCATAAATATTCAAGATTTTAATTTTCAAAATCATGAAAAAATCGTTTTACTTTTGGGAAGTGAAAGAAACGGAATTGAAAATGTAGATTTATTAGATCATACAATTGCAATACCAATGTTCGGACGAAACTCTAGCATGAACGTAATACACAGTTTAGCAATAACTTTGTACGAAGTAACAAATCAATTAAAGAAATAA
- a CDS encoding AraC family transcriptional regulator, whose translation MFKNVGESTFEEIILDKGFYLFHFQNESNTIQNFEREINSTFIQIHFCLRGKAKFLFNGSTYSFDVLDNRSILLYNPQRILPINLEIQPKTTLVSLLISIEKFHSLFSKESGYIPFLSDENSNKKYYDDTEIKPTVSIVLQQIINSNVNSSIRDLYVKGKVYELLSLHFQQEENNEGEYCPFLVDEQNVLKIRKAKEIIISRMAEPPTLKELSTEIGLSLKKLKEGFKQIYGDTVYSFLFDYKMEHARRLLESNQFNVNEVGIKVGYSTSSHFIAAFKKKFGTTPKKYVMSLKQ comes from the coding sequence ATGTTTAAAAATGTCGGAGAAAGTACTTTTGAAGAAATTATTTTAGATAAAGGTTTTTATCTGTTTCATTTTCAGAACGAAAGTAACACTATTCAAAATTTTGAAAGAGAGATAAATAGCACATTTATACAAATTCATTTTTGTTTAAGAGGAAAGGCGAAGTTTCTATTTAACGGAAGTACATATTCTTTTGATGTTCTAGACAATAGGTCTATCCTATTATATAATCCCCAAAGAATATTACCTATCAATTTAGAAATTCAACCAAAAACAACATTGGTTTCATTATTAATCTCTATTGAAAAATTTCACTCTCTATTTTCTAAAGAATCTGGTTACATTCCTTTTTTAAGTGATGAAAACAGCAACAAAAAATATTACGACGATACCGAGATAAAACCTACAGTTTCTATTGTTTTACAACAAATTATCAATTCTAATGTTAATAGTTCTATTAGAGATTTGTATGTAAAAGGAAAAGTATACGAATTATTAAGTCTACATTTTCAACAAGAAGAAAATAACGAAGGAGAATATTGTCCTTTTTTGGTTGATGAACAAAATGTACTAAAAATTAGAAAAGCCAAAGAAATTATTATTTCGAGAATGGCAGAACCACCAACTTTAAAAGAACTATCCACAGAAATTGGATTGAGTTTAAAAAAGTTGAAAGAAGGTTTTAAGCAGATTTACGGTGATACAGTATATAGTTTCTTGTTCGATTATAAAATGGAACACGCAAGAAGATTATTAGAAAGCAATCAATTTAATGTAAACGAAGTTGGTATTAAAGTTGGTTACAGCACTTCGAGTCATTTTATTGCTGCGTTTAAAAAGAAATTTGGAACAACTCCAAAAAAATATGTAATGAGTTTGAAACAGTAA
- the hemA gene encoding glutamyl-tRNA reductase — protein MKELGQEHFYNIGVSYKKADAETRGKFSVSKENQVALLQSAKNKGVNGVFIISTCNRTEIFGFVNRPCLLIELLCDFSEGDSQEFTDISSVYKDQAAIHHLFRIGTGLESQILGDYEIVGQLRQSFRVAKENKTTNAYIERLVNSVLQASKRVKNETQLSSGTTSVSYAAVQYIIRNLPDYNSKNILVYGLGKMGKHTCKNLAEYTQNKSVCLINRTEEKTTEFVKEHASIRKSVIEDLKDEIASTDVLIVSTGADKPTITEEHLIEGKEILILDLSMPENVAHYLTDHKNVTLVNVDELSKVTDETLAKRLAEVPFAEDIIDTHKLEFNDWLNHRRFTPAIAALKKSLETIKKDEISFQKKKITNFDENQAEILTSRFIQKITTQFVKHLKDENTSVSESIDIIQKVFHS, from the coding sequence ATGAAAGAATTAGGGCAAGAGCACTTTTACAATATTGGCGTAAGTTATAAGAAAGCAGATGCGGAAACGCGTGGTAAGTTTTCTGTATCTAAAGAAAATCAAGTTGCTCTATTGCAATCAGCAAAGAACAAAGGGGTTAATGGCGTCTTTATAATTTCTACATGTAACAGAACTGAAATATTTGGTTTTGTGAATCGTCCTTGTTTATTAATAGAGCTTTTATGTGATTTTTCTGAAGGAGATTCTCAAGAGTTTACTGATATCTCAAGCGTTTATAAAGATCAAGCTGCTATACATCATTTATTCAGAATTGGTACAGGTTTAGAAAGTCAAATTCTTGGAGATTACGAGATTGTTGGTCAATTAAGACAATCTTTTAGAGTAGCAAAAGAAAACAAAACTACAAATGCTTACATAGAACGCTTAGTAAATAGTGTTTTACAAGCAAGTAAGCGAGTTAAGAACGAAACACAATTAAGTTCTGGTACAACTTCTGTTTCTTATGCAGCTGTACAATACATTATTAGAAATTTACCAGATTATAATTCTAAGAATATTTTGGTTTATGGTTTAGGTAAAATGGGTAAGCATACTTGTAAAAACCTTGCTGAATACACGCAGAATAAATCAGTTTGCTTAATAAATAGAACAGAAGAAAAAACAACTGAGTTTGTAAAAGAGCATGCATCAATTCGAAAATCTGTAATAGAAGATTTAAAAGATGAGATTGCAAGTACAGATGTTTTAATAGTTTCTACAGGAGCAGACAAACCAACAATTACAGAAGAGCATCTTATAGAAGGTAAAGAAATTCTTATTTTAGATTTATCTATGCCAGAAAACGTTGCACATTATCTTACAGATCATAAAAATGTAACTTTGGTTAATGTTGATGAATTATCTAAAGTTACAGATGAAACTTTAGCAAAACGTCTTGCAGAAGTTCCTTTTGCAGAAGATATTATCGACACACATAAATTAGAATTCAACGATTGGTTAAATCATAGAAGATTTACACCTGCTATTGCTGCTTTAAAAAAGTCTTTAGAAACGATTAAAAAGGATGAAATTAGTTTTCAGAAAAAGAAAATTACTAATTTCGATGAAAATCAAGCAGAAATATTAACTTCACGTTTTATACAAAAAATTACCACTCAGTTTGTAAAACACTTAAAAGATGAAAATACTTCTGTTTCAGAAAGTATAGACATTATTCAAAAAGTGTTTCACTCTTAA
- the hemC gene encoding hydroxymethylbilane synthase yields the protein MQKIIRIGTRDSQLALWQANKVREELTELGYESVIVPIKSLGDIVLDKPLYELGVVGVFTKNLDVAMLNGDIDIAVHSFKDVPTVLPEGIVQAAVLRRDDYSDVLIFKESEEFFGQPNAVIATGSLRRKAMWLNRYPTHTVVGLRGNVNTRLEKLDESEWNGAIFAAAGLYRLGIKEEDAISLSWMIPAPAQGVMMVTCLGKDDYSKDACEQLNHKDTEICTTIEREFLHLLEGGCTAPIGALAYIDAKTEEINFKGVLLKKDGSKKITVNKTAAVGSHKFLAKDCADYIINRGGKELMAEDEGNAEAPLQNIYSTKKLSELQKKTLSETIGIKDSDFIKIRFNRIPAKVVKKQHRNVVITSQNGAEAILNSFTQNELDFTNIYCVGRRTKKLIENRIGKVTHVAKNAEKLAEYILENSDIKQVTYFCSDVRLDVLPTILKENGVTVNEVEAYKTMLSSEKIADEVSGVLFYSPSGIDSYLEKNSTDKVAFCIGETTAVEARKHFDKVEVANMPSVDSVLELVNNYFSNPNFS from the coding sequence ATGCAGAAAATAATAAGAATAGGAACTCGCGATAGCCAATTGGCTCTTTGGCAAGCTAATAAAGTACGTGAAGAATTAACAGAGTTAGGCTATGAATCAGTTATAGTTCCTATAAAATCTTTAGGAGATATTGTTTTAGACAAACCTTTATACGAACTAGGAGTTGTAGGTGTTTTTACAAAAAATTTAGATGTTGCTATGTTAAATGGTGATATTGATATTGCTGTACATTCATTTAAGGATGTTCCTACAGTTTTACCAGAAGGAATTGTACAAGCTGCCGTTTTAAGACGTGATGATTATTCTGATGTTTTAATATTTAAAGAATCTGAAGAATTCTTTGGACAACCAAATGCAGTAATTGCTACTGGAAGTTTAAGAAGAAAAGCAATGTGGTTAAACCGTTACCCAACACATACAGTTGTTGGTTTACGAGGAAATGTAAACACACGTTTAGAAAAATTAGATGAAAGTGAATGGAATGGAGCTATTTTTGCAGCTGCTGGTTTATATCGTTTAGGTATAAAAGAAGAAGATGCAATTAGTCTTTCTTGGATGATTCCTGCGCCTGCACAAGGAGTAATGATGGTTACATGTTTAGGTAAAGATGATTATTCTAAAGATGCATGTGAACAATTAAATCATAAAGATACCGAAATTTGTACAACAATAGAACGTGAGTTTTTACACTTGTTAGAAGGTGGTTGTACAGCACCAATTGGAGCTTTGGCTTATATTGATGCTAAAACTGAAGAAATTAACTTTAAAGGAGTTTTATTAAAAAAAGACGGTTCTAAGAAAATTACAGTTAATAAAACTGCAGCTGTTGGAAGCCATAAGTTTTTGGCTAAAGATTGTGCAGATTATATAATTAATAGAGGTGGTAAAGAGTTGATGGCGGAAGATGAAGGAAATGCTGAAGCTCCTTTACAGAATATTTACTCTACCAAAAAACTTTCTGAACTTCAAAAGAAAACATTATCAGAAACAATTGGTATAAAAGATAGCGATTTTATTAAAATACGTTTTAATAGAATTCCTGCAAAAGTGGTGAAAAAACAACACAGAAACGTTGTTATAACAAGTCAAAATGGAGCAGAAGCAATTTTAAATAGTTTTACTCAAAACGAACTCGATTTTACAAATATTTATTGTGTTGGTAGAAGAACCAAAAAACTAATAGAAAATAGAATAGGTAAAGTTACACACGTTGCAAAAAATGCAGAAAAATTAGCAGAATATATCTTAGAAAATTCTGATATTAAGCAAGTAACTTACTTCTGTAGTGATGTAAGATTAGATGTTTTACCAACTATTTTAAAAGAGAATGGTGTTACTGTAAATGAAGTGGAAGCTTATAAAACAATGTTAAGTTCAGAAAAAATAGCTGATGAAGTTTCTGGAGTTTTATTTTATAGCCCATCAGGAATAGATAGTTATTTAGAAAAAAATTCAACAGATAAAGTTGCTTTTTGTATCGGAGAAACAACTGCTGTAGAAGCAAGAAAACATTTCGACAAAGTAGAAGTAGCAAATATGCCAAGTGTAGATAGTGTTTTAGAATTGGTGAATAATTATTTTTCCAATCCTAATTTTTCTTAA
- the hemB gene encoding porphobilinogen synthase — MFRTRRLRKLEGIRRLVKETRLSVDDFVYPLFIEEGENIETEIISMPGIKRFSLDRISKELDEVVSLNIPAVLLFGIPSHKDEEGTETWNDNGIMQQAIRFIKKNYPSLYVITDVCFCEYTSHGHCGIIHDNDVDNDATLVNLAKQAISHARAGVDMVAPSGMMDGTIDMVRQSLDNTGFVNLPIMAYSVKYASAFYGPFRDAADSAPTFGDRRTYQMDPSNRDEGMREATFDDQEGADILMVKPALSYLDIIRDLKNNFDRPIACYNVSGEYAMVKAAAEKGWIDGERVMMESLLSMKRAGADIIITYFAKEAARVLLKR; from the coding sequence ATGTTTAGAACAAGAAGATTAAGGAAATTAGAAGGAATTAGAAGGTTGGTTAAAGAAACTAGACTTTCTGTTGATGATTTTGTATACCCACTTTTTATAGAAGAAGGAGAAAACATAGAAACAGAAATTATTTCTATGCCAGGAATCAAACGTTTTTCTTTAGATAGAATTTCTAAAGAATTAGATGAGGTTGTTTCTTTAAATATTCCCGCAGTTTTATTATTCGGAATTCCATCTCATAAGGATGAAGAAGGAACAGAAACTTGGAATGATAATGGAATTATGCAACAAGCAATTCGTTTTATCAAAAAGAATTACCCAAGTCTATATGTAATTACAGATGTTTGTTTTTGCGAATATACTTCTCATGGTCATTGTGGAATTATTCATGATAACGATGTTGATAATGATGCTACTTTAGTAAATCTTGCAAAGCAAGCTATTTCTCATGCAAGAGCAGGAGTAGATATGGTTGCACCATCAGGAATGATGGATGGAACAATAGATATGGTTCGTCAATCTTTAGATAATACAGGTTTCGTAAACTTGCCAATTATGGCTTATTCTGTAAAATATGCATCTGCATTTTATGGTCCTTTTAGAGATGCTGCAGATTCTGCGCCAACTTTTGGAGATAGAAGAACATATCAAATGGATCCATCAAACAGAGATGAAGGAATGCGTGAAGCTACTTTTGATGATCAAGAAGGAGCAGACATATTAATGGTAAAACCAGCATTGTCTTATTTAGATATTATTAGAGATTTAAAAAACAATTTCGACAGACCAATTGCATGTTATAATGTAAGTGGAGAATATGCAATGGTAAAAGCTGCTGCAGAAAAAGGTTGGATTGATGGTGAAAGAGTTATGATGGAAAGTTTACTGTCTATGAAAAGAGCAGGAGCAGACATTATTATTACTTATTTTGCTAAAGAAGCAGCGAGAGTTTTGTTGAAACGTTAA
- the hemL gene encoding glutamate-1-semialdehyde 2,1-aminomutase, translating to MKFKKSEKLYKKGLKHLVGAVNSPVRAFSSVGGNPLFIKKAKGTKITDVDGNKFVDLVLSYGPMILGHRHKKVQKAVEKALKNGYSFGASTENEIKLAKIVCDAFPGMDKVRFVNSGTEAVLSGIRLARAFTGKDKIIKFAGCYHGHQDALLVAAGSGLMTLSLPGSKGVPEGAVKNTLISNFNDLESVKKHFENDDNIAGVIIEPIAGNMGVVIPENNFLVELKVYLETKGALLIADEVMTGFRSKFGGAQELLGVEADITCLGKVIGGGFPVGAYGAREEIMQEVAPLGGMYQAGTLSGNPIAMAGGIATLTELKKQNPYKKFEEIGSIIEVILLETAKKYNVALTVNRFGSMLNPFFVTTGEVTNFVEAQLSDTDKFAVFFWEMIKNGVFLPPSQFEAWFLSSALTDKDVKIIAEAIDKGMLAVSKM from the coding sequence ATGAAATTTAAAAAATCAGAAAAGTTATATAAAAAAGGATTAAAACATCTTGTTGGAGCAGTAAATTCTCCAGTAAGAGCATTTTCATCAGTTGGTGGAAATCCGTTGTTTATCAAAAAAGCAAAAGGAACTAAAATTACAGATGTTGATGGAAACAAGTTTGTAGATTTAGTGCTTTCTTATGGACCAATGATTTTAGGTCATCGTCATAAAAAAGTGCAAAAAGCAGTTGAAAAAGCATTGAAAAACGGATATTCTTTTGGTGCTTCAACAGAAAACGAAATTAAATTAGCAAAAATTGTTTGTGATGCTTTTCCAGGAATGGATAAAGTTCGTTTTGTAAATTCTGGTACAGAAGCTGTTTTAAGCGGAATTCGTTTAGCAAGAGCATTTACAGGAAAAGATAAAATTATAAAATTTGCAGGTTGTTATCATGGGCATCAAGATGCTTTATTAGTAGCAGCAGGTTCAGGTTTGATGACTTTAAGTTTACCAGGTTCTAAAGGAGTGCCTGAAGGAGCTGTGAAAAATACGTTAATTTCTAACTTTAATGATTTAGAAAGTGTTAAAAAACACTTTGAAAATGATGATAATATTGCTGGAGTAATTATTGAGCCAATTGCTGGTAATATGGGAGTTGTAATTCCTGAAAATAATTTCTTAGTAGAATTAAAAGTATATTTAGAAACAAAAGGAGCGTTATTAATTGCTGATGAAGTAATGACAGGTTTCCGTTCTAAATTTGGAGGAGCACAAGAATTATTAGGTGTAGAAGCAGATATTACTTGTTTAGGTAAAGTAATCGGAGGAGGTTTTCCTGTGGGAGCTTATGGAGCTAGAGAGGAAATTATGCAAGAAGTTGCTCCTTTAGGAGGAATGTATCAAGCAGGAACGTTAAGTGGAAATCCAATTGCAATGGCAGGAGGAATCGCTACTTTAACAGAATTGAAAAAACAAAATCCATATAAAAAGTTTGAAGAAATAGGTAGTATTATAGAAGTAATTCTATTAGAAACTGCTAAAAAATACAATGTAGCTTTAACTGTAAATAGGTTTGGATCTATGTTAAATCCTTTCTTTGTAACAACGGGAGAAGTTACTAACTTTGTAGAAGCTCAATTATCTGACACAGATAAGTTTGCAGTTTTCTTTTGGGAAATGATTAAAAACGGAGTTTTCTTACCTCCAAGTCAGTTTGAAGCATGGTTTTTATCATCAGCTTTAACAGATAAGGATGTTAAAATAATAGCAGAAGCTATTGATAAAGGTATGTTAGCTGTTTCAAAAATGTAA
- a CDS encoding protease complex subunit PrcB family protein: MKIFITIIFSLLLVGCPKNEEGGFTSLSKGNLFGAGSEGFKKENIVISSKEEWKSFLSKIDTTNKVSETFENAIDFSKEMIVVVVDKVRNSGGFSVEIIEVVKEGDAFLIKVKSKGPKPLDMVTTAIIQPYHIVKINKTNKDIKFIEL, translated from the coding sequence ATGAAGATTTTTATAACAATTATTTTTAGTTTATTATTGGTAGGTTGTCCTAAAAATGAAGAAGGAGGTTTTACATCTCTCTCTAAAGGAAATTTATTTGGAGCAGGATCCGAAGGCTTCAAGAAAGAGAATATTGTTATTTCCTCTAAAGAAGAATGGAAATCCTTTTTATCAAAAATTGATACGACTAACAAAGTTTCTGAAACGTTTGAAAATGCTATTGATTTTTCAAAAGAAATGATTGTTGTAGTTGTTGATAAAGTTAGAAATTCAGGAGGGTTTTCTGTTGAAATTATTGAAGTGGTAAAAGAAGGTGATGCCTTTTTAATTAAAGTAAAATCAAAAGGACCAAAACCTTTAGATATGGTAACTACTGCAATAATACAACCTTATCATATTGTGAAAATTAATAAGACAAATAAGGATATAAAATTTATAGAGTTATAA
- the hemE gene encoding uroporphyrinogen decarboxylase, with translation MIKNDLFLRALKGETVDRPPVWMMRQAGRYLPEFQVIKKKYDFFTRCQTPELASEITVQPIRRYGMDAAILFSDILVIPQAMNIEVQMKPDFGPYLPNPIRSQKDLDSVIVPDVHESLGYVMEAIKATKEKLNDEVPLIGFAGSPWTILCYCVQGQGSKNFDKAKELCFTNPVVAHSLLQKITDTTIAYLKAKVEAGVDAVQVFDSWGGMLSPVDYQEFSWQYIQQIIDALKDVTPVIAFGKGCWFALGEMAKSGASALGVDWTCSPRNARYLSGGRITLQGNFDPTRLFSPPAVIKKMVHEMINEFGKDKLVVNLGHGILPNIPLENAKAFIDAVKEYKAN, from the coding sequence ATGATAAAAAACGATTTATTTTTAAGAGCATTAAAGGGTGAAACTGTTGATAGACCACCAGTTTGGATGATGCGACAAGCAGGAAGATATTTGCCAGAGTTTCAAGTTATAAAAAAGAAATACGATTTCTTTACACGTTGTCAAACTCCTGAATTAGCATCAGAAATTACAGTACAACCTATCAGAAGATATGGTATGGATGCTGCAATTTTGTTTTCAGATATTTTGGTTATTCCTCAAGCAATGAATATTGAGGTGCAAATGAAACCAGATTTCGGACCTTATTTACCAAATCCAATTCGTTCTCAAAAAGATTTAGATAGCGTAATCGTTCCTGATGTACATGAATCTTTAGGATATGTAATGGAAGCGATTAAAGCGACCAAAGAAAAATTAAATGATGAAGTGCCATTAATTGGTTTTGCAGGTTCTCCTTGGACAATCTTATGTTATTGTGTACAAGGGCAAGGTTCTAAAAACTTTGATAAAGCAAAAGAATTATGTTTCACAAACCCTGTTGTAGCACATTCATTATTACAAAAGATTACAGATACAACAATTGCATATTTAAAAGCAAAAGTTGAAGCAGGTGTAGATGCAGTTCAAGTTTTTGATTCTTGGGGAGGAATGTTATCTCCAGTAGATTATCAAGAATTCTCATGGCAATATATTCAGCAAATTATCGATGCTTTAAAAGATGTTACACCAGTAATTGCTTTTGGTAAAGGTTGTTGGTTTGCATTAGGCGAGATGGCTAAATCTGGAGCTTCTGCTTTAGGTGTAGATTGGACATGTTCACCAAGAAATGCACGTTATTTATCTGGCGGAAGAATTACTTTACAGGGTAATTTCGATCCAACAAGATTATTTTCTCCACCAGCAGTTATCAAAAAAATGGTGCATGAAATGATTAATGAATTTGGTAAAGACAAATTAGTAGTAAACCTTGGTCATGGTATTTTACCAAACATTCCGTTAGAAAACGCAAAAGCATTTATAGATGCTGTAAAAGAATATAAAGCAAACTAA
- a CDS encoding 5-carboxymethyl-2-hydroxymuconate Delta-isomerase encodes MPHFILDCSESILEKQKPRKVIEAVFETAFSTGLFDRDDIKVRLNPYKYSLVQSEEADFIHVFGNIMEGRTEDQKAELSYAIVATLTTLFPEVPVISMNIRDFEMASYCNKSMI; translated from the coding sequence ATGCCACATTTTATTTTAGATTGCTCAGAAAGCATTTTAGAAAAACAGAAACCTAGAAAAGTAATAGAAGCAGTTTTCGAAACTGCATTTTCTACAGGTTTATTTGATAGAGATGATATTAAAGTACGTTTAAACCCGTATAAATACTCTTTAGTACAAAGCGAAGAAGCAGATTTTATACATGTTTTTGGTAATATTATGGAAGGAAGAACAGAAGATCAAAAAGCTGAGCTTTCTTACGCAATTGTAGCAACTTTAACCACGTTGTTTCCAGAAGTTCCCGTTATTTCTATGAATATTAGAGATTTCGAAATGGCTTCTTATTGCAATAAATCAATGATATAA
- a CDS encoding EI24 domain-containing protein, producing MIKNILSAIRAYVGSFRLLSQLKLWKYFAIPIIISLITATIIGFTAYGLSDNIGNFLAKVWIWDWGKEAFTTFTSVIGAIFVLVIGLILYKHIVLALSAPFMSAVSEKIEIHINGDLKHQHRKTTFQEQLWRGIRINIRNLGKELLITIPILLLKFIPVVNIFSTILLFLVQAYYAGFGNMDYTLERHFNYKDSLNFVSRNKGTSIGNGIIFMLCLLIPVLGIIIVLPLSVTAASVKTVALLNQENERSVL from the coding sequence ATGATTAAAAATATACTTTCAGCAATAAGAGCTTATGTTGGTTCTTTTCGTTTATTGTCTCAACTTAAACTTTGGAAATATTTTGCGATTCCTATTATAATTAGTCTAATTACCGCTACAATTATTGGTTTTACAGCTTATGGATTGTCAGATAATATTGGTAATTTTTTAGCAAAAGTATGGATTTGGGATTGGGGAAAAGAAGCATTTACGACATTCACATCAGTTATAGGAGCAATCTTTGTTTTAGTAATAGGTTTAATTCTATATAAGCATATTGTTTTAGCGTTATCAGCACCATTTATGAGTGCGGTTTCAGAGAAAATAGAAATTCACATCAATGGAGATTTAAAACATCAACATAGAAAAACTACTTTTCAAGAACAATTATGGAGAGGAATTCGAATTAATATTAGAAACTTAGGAAAAGAATTACTGATTACAATTCCTATTTTACTACTTAAATTTATTCCTGTTGTAAATATATTTTCTACCATCTTACTATTTTTAGTACAAGCATATTATGCAGGTTTTGGAAACATGGATTATACTTTAGAAAGACACTTTAACTATAAAGATAGCCTGAACTTTGTTAGCAGAAATAAAGGAACTTCTATCGGAAATGGAATTATTTTTATGCTGTGTTTGTTAATTCCTGTTTTAGGAATTATAATCGTTTTACCATTATCTGTAACTGCAGCATCAGTAAAAACAGTAGCACTATTAAATCAAGAAAATGAAAGATCAGTTTTATAA
- the hemF gene encoding oxygen-dependent coproporphyrinogen oxidase yields MKDQFYKYIENLQNTITSKLEEVDGGAKFQEDLWQREEGGGGRTRVIENGKVFEKGGVNISKVFGELPEALRKQFKVKEGNFFACGLSLVLHPTNPFVPTVHANWRYFEMYDEAGNIVTQWFGGGQDLTPYYLFDEDATHFHTVCKFACDKHNPEFYPKFKKVCDEYFWNSHRNEARGIGGLFFDYQKETDEYSIEDRFNFVTEVGNSFLESYVPIVEKRKEIEFTKEHKDWQEVRRGRYVEFNLVHDRGTLFGLKTNGRIESILMSLPPIVQWKYNHQPKEGSEEARLLEVLMKPKNWI; encoded by the coding sequence ATGAAAGATCAGTTTTATAAATATATAGAGAATTTACAAAATACAATTACTTCTAAATTAGAAGAAGTTGATGGAGGTGCAAAGTTTCAAGAAGATCTTTGGCAGAGAGAAGAAGGTGGTGGAGGTAGAACTCGTGTTATTGAAAACGGAAAGGTTTTTGAAAAGGGTGGTGTAAATATTTCTAAAGTTTTCGGAGAATTACCAGAAGCATTAAGAAAGCAGTTTAAAGTTAAAGAAGGTAATTTCTTTGCTTGTGGATTGAGTTTGGTTTTACATCCAACAAATCCTTTTGTGCCAACTGTACACGCAAATTGGCGTTATTTTGAAATGTATGATGAAGCAGGTAATATTGTTACGCAGTGGTTTGGAGGCGGACAAGATTTAACGCCTTATTATTTATTTGATGAAGATGCTACTCATTTTCATACAGTTTGTAAGTTTGCTTGCGACAAACATAATCCGGAGTTTTATCCGAAGTTTAAAAAAGTATGTGATGAATATTTCTGGAATTCACATAGAAATGAGGCACGTGGAATTGGAGGTTTATTTTTTGATTATCAGAAGGAAACTGATGAATACTCAATTGAAGACAGATTCAATTTTGTAACAGAAGTAGGAAATAGTTTTTTAGAAAGTTATGTGCCTATTGTAGAGAAAAGAAAAGAGATTGAATTTACAAAAGAGCATAAAGATTGGCAAGAAGTTAGAAGAGGTCGTTATGTAGAATTCAATTTAGTGCATGATAGAGGTACTTTATTTGGCTTAAAAACAAACGGAAGGATAGAAAGTATTCTAATGAGTTTGCCTCCAATTGTTCAGTGGAAATACAACCATCAACCAAAAGAAGGTTCTGAAGAAGCGAGACTTTTAGAAGTTTTGATGAAACCTAAAAATTGGATTTAA